The region TACCCATCTGGTATGTTCTACTCTTGCTTGATGTAAATGATGAAGATATGTCTCTTTATGTGTCATTTCGTATTCCTTGTCCATATGATTGCTATGACTGATTTTCATTAGCTTATTAAAAACTATTTTATCCCAAAGGAATACTTATATTTTTTATAAGATGATTAATTTTTAACCATCGTATAACACTAAATGCTTTTTTTTAATCATCAAACCCATATTTCTTCAAAATGATCTTCAAGACCGCTTTCTTATAGGCTCCAGTATGACGAAACACTTCTTTCCCGGACGCATCAAAAAATATCTGTGTGGGCATCTCTTTGAGTTTATAAATATCACGACTGACTATACGTTCTTTTTGACCGTCTATGGAATAAATTTGAAACTCCGGATGCACCTCTAATACTTCAGCAAAAATTTTGGACATCGCCAAACAGCTATAACAGTGTGACATACCAAAAGCTAAAATGGTAGGCTTACCATTGCCAATATTATGTTTTATGTATCTATATTCGTTCACAGGTAATGGCTTCTTTTCTGACATTTTTGCTCCAAGCGTCTTATTAGGATGATTATACAAATCCTATCTTAAAAACTTTTGCTATAATCAAACTCATATTATTCAAGGAAATTAAACATGTTATTGGGCGTAAATATTGACCATATTGCAGTACTAAGAGAAGCAAGAAAAGTAGCTGATCCTGATCCGATCGATGCACTGAGCATCTGTAAACGTGCAGGAGCCGACCAGATCACGATCCATCTTCGTGAAGACCGAAGACACATGCAAGATATGGATGCTAAAAATATTATAGCACTCTCTTCACTGCCCGTTAACCTAGAGTGTGCTATCTCTTCTGAAATGATAGATATCGCTTGTAACCTTAGACCCCATCGTGTAACCCTCGTACCTGAAAAACGTGAAGAGGTTACGACTGAGGGTGGTCTTGCTGTCACAGGAGACCAACCTAAACTCAAAGAAGCAATAAAAAGACTACAAAAGGAAGAGATAGAGGTCTCACTGTTCATTGATCCTACTTTAGATGCTGTGAATGCATCACTTGACCTAGGTGTCGAGTGGATAGAGTTTCATACAGGAAAATATGCGAACATTTACGCGATGCTCTATACAAACCTCTCGAAAACCCACCACAGCATACCAGAGCTTGAACTTTCACGTAAGATACTCAAACAAATGCTCAAGGATGAACTCTGCAACCTCCGTCTGCTCTCTTGTGATGCAATGGAGCTGGGATTACATGTGGCAGCAGGACATGGCCTTAATATGCAAAATGTCAAAGACATCGCCGAGATAGAAACCATAGAAGAGCTGAATATCGGACAAAGCATTATCGCTCGTTCTGTCTATACCGGGCTCGAACAGGCTATCATAGATATGAAATCTATGCTGATA is a window of Sulfurovum sp. TSL6 DNA encoding:
- a CDS encoding thioredoxin family protein, with the protein product MSEKKPLPVNEYRYIKHNIGNGKPTILAFGMSHCYSCLAMSKIFAEVLEVHPEFQIYSIDGQKERIVSRDIYKLKEMPTQIFFDASGKEVFRHTGAYKKAVLKIILKKYGFDD
- a CDS encoding pyridoxine 5'-phosphate synthase; its protein translation is MLLGVNIDHIAVLREARKVADPDPIDALSICKRAGADQITIHLREDRRHMQDMDAKNIIALSSLPVNLECAISSEMIDIACNLRPHRVTLVPEKREEVTTEGGLAVTGDQPKLKEAIKRLQKEEIEVSLFIDPTLDAVNASLDLGVEWIEFHTGKYANIYAMLYTNLSKTHHSIPELELSRKILKQMLKDELCNLRLLSCDAMELGLHVAAGHGLNMQNVKDIAEIETIEELNIGQSIIARSVYTGLEQAIIDMKSMLIR